The Molothrus aeneus isolate 106 chromosome 15, BPBGC_Maene_1.0, whole genome shotgun sequence genome includes a region encoding these proteins:
- the CAMLG gene encoding guided entry of tail-anchored proteins factor CAMLG, which yields MADGSAGGEPTPPGPPAGLSASQRRAELRRRKLLMNSEERINRIMGFHRPAAGKDDESHTELKLQHEQDKSNSLPIPSVSKRVVLGDSMCNVTGSTDHAGSMAELRGDKDLFAKAPELVTEGTGELRQRHRAELPSEAAARPPRHGLEQYLSRFDEALKLRNQLMSEKPSQENGSAAEEFDSFRIFRLVGCALLAVAVRAFVCKYLSIFAPFLTLQLAYMGLSKYFPKCEKKVKTTVLTAALLLSGIPAEVISRSMDTYSKMGDVFTDLCVYFFTFIFCHELTLVFGSEAP from the exons ATGGCGGACGGCAGCGCGGGAGGGGAGCCCACACCGCCGGGGCCCCCCGCGGGGCTCTCGGCGTCCCAGCGCCGCGCAGAGCTGCGCCGCAGGAAGCTGCTCATGAACTCGGAGGAGCGGATCAACCGCATCATGGGCTTCCACCGGCCCGCGGCGGGCAAGG atGACGAAAGTCACACAGAATTAAAGCTTCAGCATGAGCAAGATAAATCAAACTCCCTTCCCATTCCTTCAGTTTCCAAGCGGGTTGTGCTTGGCGATTCCATGTGCAATGTGACAGGCTCGACCGACCACGCAGGCAGcatggcagagctcagaggggaCAAGGACTTGTTCGCTAAAGCCCCAGAGCTGGTCACCGAGGGGACGGGCGAGCTCCGGCAGCgtcacagggcagagctgccctccgAGGCTGCAGCACGGCCACCCAGACACGGCTTGGAGCAGTACCTGTCCAGGTTTGATGAGGCTCTGAAGCTGAGGAACCAGCTGATGAGCGAGAAGCCGAGCCAGGAGAACGGGAGCGCGGCGGAGGAGTTTGACTCCTTCCGCATTTTCAGATTGGTGGGGTGTGCCCTGCTCGCCGTCGCGGTCAGGGCTTTTGTGTGCAAGTACCTG TCGATATTCGCACCATTTCTTACTCTACAACTTGCTTATATGGGGCTGTCCAAGTACTTTccaaag tgTGAGAAGAAGGTGAAAACGACAGTACTGACTGCTGCTCTTCTCCTCTCTGGAATCCCTGCAGAAGTGATCAGTCGCTCCATGGACACCTACAGCAAAATGGGAGATGTTTTCACAGACCTTTGTGTCTATTTCTTTACTTTTATCTTTTGCCATGAACTTACTTTGGTTTTTGGCTCTGAAGCACCATGA